In Pseudomonas sp. LRP2-20, the genomic window CCCGGGGCTTTTCCACCCGCGCGGTGGCGATGATGGTTTCGATGCAGGTCTCGGTCATCACCTTTAGCTGGTCCTGGGGCAGGCCCAGGCGCCGCGAGCGCATGGCCACCTGCTGCTGCGACTCTTCACCAGTGACATACAACGCCGGCAGGCCCACGGCGATGTTGCACAGTGTCTGCAGCAGGATGGTCGACTTGCCAATGCCCGGGTCACCGCCGATCAGCACCACCGAGCCATCGACCAGGCCACCGCCGAGCACGCGATCGAGTTCGGTACTGCTGGTGGTGAAGCGCGGGATCTCTTCGACGCTGACTTCGGCCAGGGTCTTGATCTGCGCCTGTTGCCCGGTCCAGCCGGCGCGGCCGCTGGGGGCCGCCGCACCACCGCTTTCGATCATGGTTTCGACCAGGGTGTTCCAGGCCCCGCAATCGGCGCACTGGCCGGCCCACTTGGGGAAGGTCGCGCCACACTCGGTGCAGCCATACAAACGCTTGGCCTTGGCCATGGGCAGGGTCTCCTGGAAAAAACCGCCATGATAGCCGAGGGCGACGTGTCTCGAACGCGTCGAGATGCGACAAAACTATTCGTTCTAACCGCAGTCCCTACCCCTGAAGCCAACGCATGAAGCGTTCAAGTGGCTTACACTGCGTTTACCTCACCATTTGTTACAAGGAATCAAACATGGGCATGCTCAGTGAGTTCAAGGCCTTCGCGGTCAAAGGGAATGTCGTCGACATGGCGGTCGGTATCATCATCGGCGCGGCCTTCGGCAAGATCGTCTCCTCGTTCGTTGGCGACGTGGTCATGCCACCACTGGGGCTGCTGATCGGCGGTGTCGACTTCAGCGACCTGGCCATTACCTTGAAGGCTGCCGAAGGTGATGTACCAGCCGTAGTGCTGGCCTACGGCAAGTTCATCCAGACCGTGATCGACTTCATCATCGTCGCCTTCGCCATCTTCATGGGCGTGAAAGCGATCAACAAGCTCAAGCGCGAAGAAGCCGTGGCACCGACCACACCACCCGTGCCGACACCGCAGGAAACCTTGCTGACCGAGATCCGCGACCTGCTCAAGGCGCAGAACCAGAACCGCTTGCCCTGAAACAGCTGGGGCCGCAGCGCGGCCCCTTTGCATCACCAGTAGTTTTCCACCGCCACCTGTCCCGGCCGCTTGCTCAGGCTCAGCTGCAGGTCACGGGCCTTGAGCACCTTGCGTGTCTCGTCGATCATCTGCGGGTTGCCGCAGAGCATGATTCGCGAATGCTCGGGCGACAGTTCCAGCCCCGCCGCTTTTTCCAGCTCGCCATTCTCGATCAGCGTGGTGATGCGCGCACCCAACGCCCCAGGATGCTGCTCACGGGTCACCACTGGAATGAACTGCAGCTTGCCAGCGAATTCCGCCAGATAATCACGTTGCTCCAAGCCGGCAATGTCGTCTACATACGCCAGCTCTTTCGACTCTCGGACCGAATACACCAGCTTGATGTTGTCGAAACGCTCCCAGGCTTCGA contains:
- the mscL gene encoding large-conductance mechanosensitive channel protein MscL — translated: MGMLSEFKAFAVKGNVVDMAVGIIIGAAFGKIVSSFVGDVVMPPLGLLIGGVDFSDLAITLKAAEGDVPAVVLAYGKFIQTVIDFIIVAFAIFMGVKAINKLKREEAVAPTTPPVPTPQETLLTEIRDLLKAQNQNRLP